The proteins below come from a single Bacillota bacterium genomic window:
- a CDS encoding CoA ester lyase, with the protein MHKFRKRRCELATPAVNLKMIEKALGLSVDQVFLDLEDSIPAERKGEARDNAISALNELDWGDITRSIRINDASSIWCYRDVVEIVSKAGANLDVIILPKVKGPGDLHFLDRLLTQLEKEFSLPGSIGIECLIESPEAVEYIREIAFSTPRLEALIFGAADFAASMGIPIMNLTELYEHKDKPAIHPWSYILNRIAVAGRAAGLQLIGGSFPGFREEVLENYRYEAEQEETFGFDGKWAIHPNQVQIAMNVFTPSEQVVDKARKLITAHKEALSRGSGAFVHDGEMSDAATVEVAERILARSGGLRF; encoded by the coding sequence TTGCATAAGTTCCGCAAGCGTAGGTGTGAGCTGGCGACGCCGGCAGTAAACCTCAAAATGATCGAGAAAGCTTTGGGGCTTAGTGTTGATCAGGTATTTCTTGATCTTGAAGACAGCATTCCGGCTGAGCGTAAAGGGGAAGCCAGGGATAATGCGATATCTGCCCTTAACGAATTGGACTGGGGTGATATTACCCGGTCAATCAGGATCAATGATGCCTCTTCGATTTGGTGTTATAGGGATGTTGTGGAGATAGTCAGCAAAGCCGGAGCAAATCTGGATGTTATAATATTGCCGAAAGTTAAAGGCCCTGGCGATCTTCATTTTCTCGATCGCTTACTGACCCAGTTGGAAAAAGAATTTAGCCTTCCTGGCAGCATAGGAATCGAATGTCTGATTGAAAGTCCTGAAGCTGTGGAGTATATCCGGGAAATTGCATTTTCCACCCCCCGCCTGGAAGCGCTGATATTTGGCGCTGCTGATTTTGCCGCATCAATGGGCATCCCAATCATGAATTTAACTGAACTATATGAACATAAAGATAAACCTGCAATACATCCCTGGTCTTATATTTTAAACCGGATTGCTGTAGCAGGCAGGGCAGCCGGATTACAGCTTATCGGCGGCTCTTTTCCCGGATTCAGGGAAGAAGTTCTTGAGAATTACAGGTATGAGGCGGAGCAGGAAGAAACTTTCGGTTTTGATGGGAAATGGGCCATTCATCCCAACCAGGTTCAAATTGCCATGAATGTTTTTACCCCATCAGAGCAGGTAGTTGATAAAGCTCGAAAGCTGATTACCGCTCATAAAGAAGCGCTTTCACGGGGCAGCGGAGCGTTTGTCCATGATGGTGAGATGTCCGATGCGGCCACGGTGGAAGTTGCTGAAAGAATTCTTGCCCGCTCCGGCGGGTTGAGATTTTAG
- a CDS encoding ECF transporter S component produces MNLSVRKIVISGILGAIAILLGVTRLGFIPVPTPAGHATIMHIPAILGGVLEGPVVGLITGAIFGLFSFLQPGAPFFADPLVSILPRLFIGVVSYLVYISTKGINTVLACILAGAFGSVTNTVLVLGMATLRGYLPAELSVSIGILHGIPELIVAAILTVILVKGIQRIRSGEERSL; encoded by the coding sequence ATGAATTTATCAGTCAGAAAAATTGTTATATCAGGCATCCTCGGAGCAATCGCTATTCTGCTGGGCGTGACCAGACTGGGGTTTATTCCGGTGCCCACCCCGGCGGGCCATGCAACAATTATGCACATACCGGCAATTTTGGGCGGTGTTCTGGAAGGCCCGGTGGTTGGCCTGATCACCGGCGCAATCTTCGGTTTATTCAGTTTCCTGCAGCCAGGTGCCCCTTTTTTCGCCGATCCCCTTGTTTCGATCCTGCCCCGCCTTTTTATCGGTGTCGTTTCATACCTGGTTTATATCTCAACCAAAGGGATTAACACAGTATTGGCCTGTATATTGGCCGGGGCTTTTGGATCGGTAACCAATACTGTTCTGGTGTTGGGTATGGCAACCCTGCGGGGATATTTACCGGCAGAGCTCTCCGTATCTATTGGGATTCTACATGGGATCCCCGAACTTATAGTCGCCGCAATCTTAACTGTTATATTGGTTAAGGGAATTCAGCGCATCAGATCCGGCGAAGAGCGTTCTCTTTAA
- a CDS encoding FadR/GntR family transcriptional regulator produces the protein MREDVFSTIQPVEKKALSFRIIEQIKGKIMRGELKANQQLPTEKELTEIFQVGRSTVREALTALVSMGLISREKEGLFVVENAINAFKNQVNPLQLSKVVTFSEVFELRKLLESSLVPLVVLRATDEDIEDIENCLQDHEDLGLNHISLDVETLEKFFSLDICFHTLFARASHNSVAHDLFNNIKDMLFYTHEMYSLFWDIEDEEIRNTLCNAVKEHRALLNALKDRDALLMEDLINQHLDNVFKTLKSSIDSK, from the coding sequence ATGAGAGAGGATGTTTTCAGTACGATTCAACCGGTTGAAAAGAAGGCTTTATCTTTCAGAATTATTGAACAGATCAAAGGGAAGATTATGCGCGGCGAGCTAAAGGCAAACCAGCAGCTGCCCACAGAGAAAGAACTGACCGAAATTTTTCAGGTAGGCAGAAGCACGGTAAGGGAAGCCTTAACCGCCCTTGTATCAATGGGTCTGATCAGCAGGGAGAAAGAAGGTCTGTTTGTAGTTGAGAATGCCATTAATGCCTTTAAAAATCAGGTGAATCCGCTTCAGCTTTCCAAAGTTGTTACCTTCAGCGAAGTTTTTGAACTGAGAAAACTCCTGGAATCTTCACTTGTTCCGCTGGTGGTACTCCGGGCCACGGACGAAGATATCGAAGATATTGAAAACTGTCTGCAGGATCATGAAGATTTAGGTTTGAATCATATAAGTCTTGATGTGGAAACACTTGAGAAATTTTTCTCACTTGATATCTGTTTCCACACCTTATTCGCCCGGGCTTCACATAATTCTGTAGCTCACGATCTATTTAATAACATAAAGGATATGCTCTTCTATACCCATGAAATGTATTCACTGTTTTGGGATATCGAAGACGAAGAAATCAGAAATACATTGTGTAATGCAGTCAAAGAACACCGGGCTCTGCTCAATGCTCTCAAAGATCGGGATGCCCTTTTAATGGAAGATTTAATCAACCAGCACCTCGATAATGTATTCAAGACTTTGAAAAGTTCTATTGACAGTAAGTAA
- a CDS encoding rubrerythrin family protein, with protein MMSLKGSRTEKNILTAFAGESQARNRYTYFASQAKKDGYVQIQAIFEETANQEKEHAKRLFKLLEGGEVEIQAAFPAGVIGSTAENLKEAAGGENYEWTDMYPGFAKIAREEGFDNIADIFESIAVAEKQHEKRYLGLLANIKNGTVFKKDGTVRWFCRNCGYIHEGSEAPDLCPSCDHPRDHFEVICENW; from the coding sequence ATTATGAGCTTAAAAGGAAGCAGAACAGAAAAAAACATCTTAACGGCTTTTGCCGGAGAATCTCAGGCCCGAAATCGGTATACCTATTTTGCCAGCCAGGCCAAGAAGGATGGGTATGTTCAGATTCAAGCAATTTTTGAAGAAACGGCTAACCAGGAAAAAGAACATGCCAAGCGGCTTTTTAAACTTTTAGAAGGCGGTGAGGTTGAAATTCAGGCTGCCTTTCCGGCCGGAGTGATCGGAAGCACCGCTGAAAACCTGAAAGAGGCTGCCGGTGGTGAGAACTATGAATGGACCGATATGTATCCTGGTTTCGCTAAAATAGCACGTGAAGAGGGTTTTGACAATATTGCCGATATCTTTGAATCGATTGCTGTTGCCGAGAAACAGCATGAAAAACGCTACCTCGGGTTATTGGCCAATATTAAGAATGGCACTGTATTTAAAAAGGATGGAACAGTTAGATGGTTTTGCCGCAACTGTGGATATATTCATGAAGGCAGCGAAGCGCCAGATCTTTGTCCTTCCTGTGATCATCCCCGTGATCACTTCGAAGTGATATGCGAAAACTGGTAG
- a CDS encoding DNA internalization-related competence protein ComEC/Rec2: MIANTAKHILHLQRNNFLNRFLLVITVFYTAGIITGRLFLIQSPGYLIFSLSIMVILFIAAINQWITIFYALLLILAAFSGIISFYYPSLQIKEGLMEYANRPLYLEGTVIGEPVVYSDHSVYIVQSEKIEIDREQISVTDKLEVRIYGDGSDRYWFGEKLRIRGTIVEPRGRRNPDGFDYRLYLQSQGISALMYPNPAQVSSLGTGRVGWLTHSAINLRQAMTGSIMQNLPPPASELLTAMLFGQRYRLSEEVEENFRRSGAGHLMAVSGLHVGLVALIILGFFQMLKIKGRFPLLLAIILVFAYAYLTGMRPPALRAAIMVSAALAALLLDREKDLPSAIALAALVTLSMNPSLLFTVGFQLSYAATLTIIYAYRPVEHLLRSTRAPRILHAPLTVTISAQIGVLPLSLYYFHHLPVGALGFNLLLMPLIAFIIGFGLTGALLSFIWPLAGSILLWAARPLLELMIFLTGISKLPGFYLTVYPPGLLTLIAIYLLMAGIIYSYHYRNILFESVKKPGFLFCIEAVHAVKNNLIKPHIGKIVVIILLIAVVLVWGGIIFPGNDDLRVTFIDVGQGAAVLIETPCSAVIMVDAGGEPAYSGNPAAVGEKVVLPYLRSQGIRYLDLAIITHPHEDHFGGFIPLIGTIPVEQLLISPAAGNSELYDLLLTNAINAGTKVIEAVEGMVWTCGDDLQIEIISPPGRLLTGIGSDLNNNSVVALLRYKEFVILLTGDIEDAAAVRLLGKNINLSAHVLQVPHHGGYMDSFPEFIEAVSPTVAVIQTGPNPFGHPHPYIIDTLEEIEVITCRTDLHGAVIVKSDGYLVEVETVEQPVLFK; this comes from the coding sequence ATGATAGCTAATACAGCCAAACATATCCTCCATCTGCAGCGGAATAACTTTCTCAACCGCTTTCTGCTGGTTATAACAGTTTTTTATACGGCCGGAATCATAACCGGCCGTCTCTTTTTAATTCAGTCTCCGGGATACTTGATCTTTTCATTATCTATTATGGTTATTCTTTTTATTGCTGCAATCAATCAATGGATAACAATATTTTATGCTCTGTTATTGATTTTGGCGGCATTCTCCGGCATTATATCATTTTACTATCCCTCGCTCCAGATCAAAGAAGGCCTTATGGAATATGCAAACAGACCGCTTTATCTTGAGGGCACGGTCATTGGAGAGCCGGTTGTTTATAGCGATCATTCTGTATATATAGTTCAGTCAGAAAAAATCGAAATTGACAGAGAACAAATTTCTGTTACTGATAAATTAGAAGTCAGAATTTATGGAGATGGAAGTGATCGATACTGGTTTGGAGAAAAACTGCGTATAAGGGGAACAATAGTTGAACCCAGGGGAAGGCGTAATCCTGATGGTTTCGATTACCGGCTCTACCTGCAGAGTCAGGGTATATCAGCTCTCATGTATCCCAATCCAGCCCAGGTTTCCTCTCTGGGAACCGGCAGGGTAGGTTGGCTGACTCATTCTGCAATCAATTTACGGCAGGCGATGACAGGCTCAATTATGCAAAACCTCCCGCCGCCTGCTTCAGAACTATTAACGGCGATGCTTTTCGGGCAGCGATATCGCCTTTCGGAAGAGGTTGAAGAAAATTTTCGCCGGTCTGGTGCCGGCCACCTGATGGCTGTATCGGGATTACATGTCGGATTGGTTGCGCTCATAATCCTCGGGTTTTTTCAGATGCTCAAAATAAAAGGGCGGTTTCCGCTATTACTTGCAATAATTCTGGTTTTCGCTTATGCCTATCTAACCGGTATGCGCCCTCCGGCATTGCGGGCTGCCATTATGGTCTCTGCAGCGTTGGCGGCGCTGCTTCTGGATCGCGAAAAAGATTTACCTTCTGCAATTGCCCTGGCTGCGCTGGTTACACTTTCCATGAACCCCTCCCTGCTTTTTACGGTTGGTTTTCAGTTATCCTATGCAGCTACACTAACAATAATATATGCTTACAGGCCAGTTGAACATCTTTTAAGGTCAACCAGGGCGCCCCGTATCCTGCATGCGCCGTTAACTGTTACCATCTCTGCACAAATCGGTGTGTTACCTTTATCATTATATTATTTTCACCATCTTCCCGTTGGAGCGTTGGGTTTTAACCTGCTGCTGATGCCCCTTATAGCCTTCATTATTGGATTCGGCCTTACCGGTGCATTGCTGAGTTTCATTTGGCCTTTGGCCGGTTCAATTTTGTTGTGGGCTGCCCGGCCTCTTTTGGAATTGATGATTTTTCTGACAGGCATCAGTAAGCTGCCCGGCTTTTATTTAACTGTTTATCCACCTGGTTTATTGACCCTGATCGCTATATATCTACTCATGGCAGGGATAATATACTCGTATCATTACCGGAATATCCTCTTTGAATCTGTAAAGAAACCTGGCTTTTTATTCTGTATTGAGGCTGTTCACGCTGTAAAAAACAATTTAATAAAACCGCATATCGGCAAAATAGTGGTGATAATTTTATTAATTGCTGTAGTACTGGTATGGGGCGGTATTATTTTTCCCGGCAATGATGATTTAAGAGTAACCTTTATTGATGTCGGCCAGGGTGCTGCGGTCTTGATCGAAACGCCCTGCAGCGCGGTTATCATGGTTGACGCTGGCGGTGAGCCGGCTTACAGTGGAAACCCTGCTGCAGTTGGAGAAAAAGTAGTTCTGCCCTATTTGAGAAGCCAGGGGATCCGTTATTTAGATCTTGCGATAATTACCCACCCGCACGAAGATCATTTCGGAGGGTTTATCCCACTGATTGGCACTATTCCGGTTGAGCAGTTATTAATTTCTCCGGCAGCAGGCAACTCCGAACTATATGATTTGCTTTTAACAAATGCAATTAATGCAGGCACAAAGGTTATTGAGGCAGTGGAAGGGATGGTTTGGACATGTGGGGACGATCTGCAGATCGAGATTATCAGTCCCCCAGGTAGGTTATTAACCGGCATCGGGAGTGATCTGAATAATAATTCAGTTGTTGCCCTGCTTCGCTATAAAGAATTTGTGATCTTGCTGACCGGAGATATTGAAGATGCAGCGGCAGTCAGATTACTCGGGAAAAATATCAACCTCAGCGCCCATGTTCTGCAGGTTCCACACCATGGGGGCTATATGGATTCCTTTCCGGAATTTATCGAGGCAGTATCACCAACCGTTGCCGTGATTCAAACCGGCCCGAATCCATTTGGGCATCCTCATCCTTACATTATTGATACGCTCGAAGAAATTGAGGTGATAACGTGCCGGACAGATTTACATGGAGCGGTAATCGTTAAGAGTGACGGTTACCTGGTAGAAGTTGAAACTGTCGAACAACCTGTTCTTTTTAAATAG
- a CDS encoding TRAP transporter substrate-binding protein produces the protein MKKSLFLVLAFFVVLLLIAGCGQPAPAPTPEETEEPEEEVVEEIQEMSISIGSAFPEGSEVFNSAVLFKELLEERSEGKISVSLLLAGAAGNEEAVAEAVSIGELEGQCAGVTFLNMFAPEYFFMEVPFAAVDFEHWKNVWESQYGEDLRTSMRERGNTEIVQYIFRGQRFLFAKKPVTAPEDMAGVKIRMPSIRGWIYVWEQGIGAAPIGVPMTEIYTALATGVVDSADGDLSAALGYRYDEVLDYCMLSRHQVMMGYWAFNVDWLNSLNGPTHDMIVQAAIDAGAEITADSLSREPDYLAELEERGVTLVEWTPEQRQVFQDAAEEALIQLYEEDYILTREEVLQFAN, from the coding sequence GTGAAGAAAAGTTTATTTTTGGTTTTAGCTTTTTTTGTCGTTCTTCTGCTGATTGCAGGGTGTGGTCAACCGGCTCCGGCTCCCACTCCGGAAGAAACAGAAGAACCGGAAGAAGAAGTGGTTGAGGAGATCCAGGAAATGTCGATTTCTATCGGTTCAGCATTTCCGGAAGGCAGTGAAGTGTTTAACTCGGCAGTATTGTTTAAAGAACTGCTGGAAGAACGCAGTGAGGGTAAAATCTCCGTAAGCCTGCTGTTGGCCGGAGCTGCTGGTAATGAAGAAGCGGTAGCTGAAGCTGTATCGATCGGTGAACTGGAAGGCCAGTGCGCCGGTGTAACATTCCTGAATATGTTTGCTCCCGAGTATTTCTTCATGGAAGTTCCCTTTGCTGCAGTTGATTTCGAGCACTGGAAAAATGTCTGGGAGAGTCAGTACGGTGAGGATCTCCGGACATCAATGAGGGAAAGAGGAAATACCGAAATAGTTCAGTATATCTTCCGCGGACAGCGTTTCCTTTTTGCCAAGAAACCTGTTACTGCACCGGAGGATATGGCTGGCGTTAAGATCCGTATGCCATCTATCCGCGGCTGGATCTATGTTTGGGAACAGGGTATCGGGGCAGCCCCGATAGGTGTACCGATGACCGAGATTTACACCGCTCTTGCGACCGGTGTCGTTGACTCGGCCGACGGCGACCTTTCTGCAGCTCTCGGTTACCGATATGATGAAGTTCTCGATTACTGCATGCTGAGTCGCCATCAGGTAATGATGGGCTACTGGGCCTTTAATGTTGACTGGTTGAACAGTTTAAATGGCCCGACTCATGATATGATCGTTCAGGCTGCAATCGATGCCGGCGCAGAGATTACTGCCGACTCCTTAAGCCGTGAACCTGATTATCTTGCAGAGCTGGAAGAACGCGGTGTAACCCTGGTCGAATGGACTCCGGAACAGCGCCAGGTATTCCAGGATGCAGCTGAAGAAGCCCTCATTCAGCTTTATGAAGAAGACTATATCCTGACTCGTGAAGAGGTTCTTCAGTTTGCAAATTAA
- a CDS encoding RNA polymerase sigma factor, with amino-acid sequence MEPERVLDLVRLNDNDSRRELFEAYYKRTYALVYNILRRRESAEDITQDAFIKAFQNIHQLQDGKKFGAWLAVIASNLARNYLKREKRIFYTDELPYDQAGDSNRDTEEEAIRNMEVDRVRKAIRTLPADQYQVIVLQYYHNLKVDEIASMLKIRVGTVKSRLFRAREKLAAALTELD; translated from the coding sequence ATGGAGCCGGAAAGAGTATTGGATCTGGTCAGACTGAATGACAATGACTCCCGAAGGGAGCTCTTTGAAGCATATTACAAGCGTACATATGCTCTAGTCTATAATATCCTCCGCCGACGGGAAAGTGCTGAAGATATAACCCAGGATGCCTTTATCAAGGCCTTTCAAAATATCCATCAGCTTCAGGATGGTAAAAAATTTGGGGCATGGCTGGCTGTAATAGCTTCGAATTTAGCCCGAAATTACCTAAAGAGGGAAAAAAGAATATTTTATACCGATGAATTACCTTACGATCAGGCTGGTGATTCTAATCGGGATACTGAAGAAGAGGCTATACGCAACATGGAAGTGGATCGGGTTAGAAAAGCAATCCGCACTCTTCCTGCCGATCAATACCAGGTAATTGTCCTCCAGTATTATCACAACCTGAAAGTCGATGAAATAGCCTCAATGTTGAAAATAAGGGTAGGTACGGTTAAATCAAGATTATTCAGGGCTCGGGAAAAACTGGCAGCTGCCCTGACGGAACTTGATTAG
- a CDS encoding TRAP transporter small permease, whose product MSEESKTIILTEAEIKKELGMVRELKNTLFDRFFLNFMSIIFLIMIALVMSQVVVRYLTAPLGITMHWSEEVARYIMIVVAFMGSAVAWRKRENISISMLIDMLPPRIKVPLDLFKDITILAFSLFCAYGAYSMSVKMQYSPLGALKIGKLGDIYLVLCFVFLLVAVYLVRWIIRGIIETKELFFSKQGTEKEGVNT is encoded by the coding sequence TTGAGCGAAGAGTCGAAAACTATTATTCTCACCGAAGCAGAAATCAAGAAGGAACTCGGTATGGTTCGGGAGCTTAAAAATACGCTGTTTGACCGGTTTTTCCTTAATTTTATGTCGATAATCTTCCTGATTATGATTGCCCTGGTAATGTCACAGGTGGTAGTCCGTTACCTGACTGCCCCCCTGGGTATTACCATGCACTGGTCGGAGGAAGTAGCCCGCTATATCATGATTGTTGTTGCTTTTATGGGCTCGGCGGTTGCCTGGAGGAAACGAGAAAATATTTCAATCAGCATGCTGATCGATATGCTGCCTCCCAGGATCAAGGTTCCCCTGGATCTTTTTAAAGATATAACTATTTTGGCTTTCTCCCTGTTTTGTGCTTACGGAGCTTACAGCATGTCTGTTAAGATGCAGTATTCTCCGCTTGGAGCTTTAAAAATAGGAAAGCTTGGGGATATTTATTTAGTCCTCTGCTTCGTCTTTTTATTGGTTGCTGTATACCTCGTTCGCTGGATCATCAGGGGTATTATTGAAACCAAAGAACTTTTCTTTTCGAAACAGGGAACCGAGAAAGAAGGTGTTAATACTTGA
- a CDS encoding sodium:solute symporter family protein — MTTTTGIIILIIYVSILLMIGAYGAKITKKTKEDYFLAGRGLGSIAVFMALFASNITAFTIIGYSGFAYQVGYGAYGYVIGWSIFITPFTFYLVGYRSWLLGKHYGYGTQPQVFGAIFKSRFVALLFLILLLYYTLPYLVVSIIGGSLAFTTISEGIVPYWLSAFVIIGISLIYTLPAGLRGTVWTDIFQGTVFLVVAVLLLFAVAQALGGFSSITERIAQNNPAMLQRSLSPQIAPINWFSFAFINSIAVIVFPQMYTRILAAKSSKNLKRVSLFYPLAMATIFGVSTLLGVWGSVAVPGLVGKDTDNIVPMLIQQFLTPTWTVLGLVVILAVVKSSIDSQLLTVSHLVTDDLLPRFRKISSGQAVLWGRGLLVIFAAIAYYIALVRPAAILNIAAFAFSGFSVMLPVMIGALYWPRANKYGAVSALIIPAIMLHLWYLKVLPEWTSLGFMPVFPAFILAILILIVVSLLTPAPPVEQREKTFGIFDQVFR, encoded by the coding sequence ATGACAACAACAACAGGTATAATTATACTGATCATTTACGTTTCCATATTACTTATGATAGGCGCATACGGGGCAAAAATTACTAAAAAAACGAAGGAAGATTATTTTTTAGCCGGGAGAGGATTAGGTAGTATAGCCGTGTTTATGGCACTTTTTGCCAGTAATATCACCGCATTTACAATCATCGGCTATTCCGGTTTTGCTTACCAGGTTGGTTATGGCGCATACGGATATGTAATCGGCTGGAGTATATTTATTACACCTTTTACATTTTACCTAGTCGGTTATCGGTCCTGGTTGTTGGGTAAACATTACGGTTATGGAACACAGCCACAGGTATTCGGAGCAATCTTCAAGAGTCGTTTTGTAGCCTTGTTGTTCTTGATCCTTCTCTTATATTATACATTACCCTACCTGGTGGTAAGTATTATTGGCGGCAGCCTGGCATTTACGACGATCTCAGAAGGTATTGTTCCTTACTGGCTTTCTGCATTTGTTATTATCGGGATTTCATTGATCTATACTCTTCCGGCGGGATTGAGAGGTACTGTCTGGACCGATATTTTCCAGGGCACTGTATTCCTTGTTGTTGCCGTCTTGCTTCTTTTTGCCGTAGCCCAGGCCCTGGGTGGTTTTTCTTCTATTACAGAGCGAATTGCCCAGAATAACCCGGCAATGCTGCAGAGGAGTCTTTCACCACAAATTGCACCGATAAACTGGTTCAGCTTTGCCTTTATAAATTCCATAGCAGTGATTGTTTTTCCCCAGATGTATACCAGGATTCTCGCTGCAAAGAGCAGCAAAAACCTGAAAAGGGTCAGCCTCTTTTATCCCCTGGCTATGGCGACCATTTTTGGCGTTTCGACCCTACTGGGCGTCTGGGGTTCGGTTGCTGTCCCGGGCTTGGTGGGTAAAGATACAGATAATATTGTTCCAATGCTGATCCAGCAATTTCTGACCCCGACCTGGACGGTCCTCGGGTTGGTTGTAATTCTTGCAGTAGTTAAATCATCAATCGATTCTCAGCTGTTGACTGTATCACACCTGGTAACCGATGACCTTCTTCCCCGGTTCCGGAAGATCAGTTCCGGTCAGGCAGTATTATGGGGCAGGGGGTTGCTGGTTATTTTTGCAGCTATAGCCTATTATATTGCCCTTGTCCGCCCGGCAGCTATCTTAAACATTGCTGCTTTTGCCTTTTCCGGTTTTTCTGTTATGCTTCCGGTAATGATCGGGGCGCTTTACTGGCCCCGGGCCAATAAATACGGGGCTGTCAGCGCATTAATAATTCCGGCGATAATGCTGCACCTTTGGTATCTTAAAGTACTGCCGGAGTGGACCTCTCTGGGATTTATGCCGGTATTTCCCGCTTTTATTCTGGCCATTCTGATACTGATCGTGGTATCATTGCTGACCCCCGCTCCTCCTGTTGAACAGCGGGAAAAAACATTTGGTATATTCGATCAGGTTTTCAGGTAA
- a CDS encoding TRAP transporter large permease has product MSEWTLLAMFVGILMFFLFTGYPVAYGIGLTAVVLMIFGVGRSLNAEIFVSRMFFGLNNFTLLAIPFFLFAGRIMNVGGMTTRIFDFSKALVGSMKGGLGHVNVVASMIFAGMSGLATADAAGLGAIEYKAMKDGGYPEGCCVGLAAASSTIGAIFPPSVPIVMFAIIAHLSVGQLLIGGIVPGLLIGAVLMAMVFVQSHLGHLPQGIHFSWPELWKTFKRGILALGTPIILVSGIMLGIFTPTEAAAVTVIYALLLAIFIYREVNIKDLWEVIKGTAIDSTVIIALIGMASIYGFLIVQSQVPQIFASKVLTLTENPYMILLLVNLLLLTVGMFMETMAILGILTPILLPLVREVGVDPIHFGIIMNFNLQIGLMTPPFGMLLFVLNKATGVPLGKVIRGVLLYYVPLIICLILITYFPIFTLWLPNLVFGG; this is encoded by the coding sequence TTGAGCGAGTGGACATTACTGGCGATGTTTGTAGGTATATTAATGTTTTTCCTTTTTACCGGTTATCCTGTCGCCTACGGCATTGGCCTTACTGCAGTAGTATTAATGATTTTCGGAGTTGGGCGCAGTCTCAATGCTGAAATTTTTGTATCACGGATGTTTTTTGGCTTGAATAACTTTACGCTCCTGGCCATTCCTTTCTTTTTATTTGCTGGCCGGATTATGAATGTGGGTGGAATGACCACCAGGATTTTTGATTTCTCGAAAGCACTAGTCGGCAGCATGAAGGGTGGCCTTGGCCACGTAAATGTGGTGGCCAGTATGATTTTTGCCGGAATGAGCGGCCTGGCCACAGCTGATGCAGCCGGACTTGGGGCTATCGAATATAAGGCAATGAAAGACGGCGGTTATCCGGAAGGATGCTGTGTCGGATTGGCTGCAGCTTCATCGACCATTGGGGCAATATTCCCACCAAGTGTTCCGATTGTTATGTTTGCGATTATTGCTCACCTGTCGGTAGGGCAGCTCTTAATTGGCGGGATAGTTCCCGGATTACTCATCGGAGCCGTCCTTATGGCCATGGTATTTGTCCAGTCTCACCTCGGACATCTGCCCCAGGGCATTCACTTCAGTTGGCCGGAGCTCTGGAAAACTTTCAAAAGAGGAATCCTCGCTCTGGGCACGCCGATTATCCTGGTCTCCGGGATCATGCTCGGGATTTTTACCCCAACTGAAGCGGCAGCGGTAACTGTTATCTATGCCCTGTTATTGGCAATATTTATTTACCGGGAGGTAAATATAAAAGATTTATGGGAAGTTATCAAGGGGACGGCGATAGACTCTACGGTAATTATTGCTTTGATTGGCATGGCCAGTATCTATGGTTTCCTGATCGTTCAGAGCCAGGTACCCCAGATCTTTGCGTCAAAAGTTTTAACATTAACTGAGAATCCTTATATGATCTTACTTTTAGTTAACCTTCTGTTGCTGACGGTCGGTATGTTTATGGAGACTATGGCAATTCTGGGTATCCTGACTCCCATCCTGCTTCCTTTGGTCAGGGAAGTCGGAGTTGATCCCATTCACTTCGGGATAATCATGAACTTTAATCTGCAGATCGGCCTGATGACTCCACCCTTTGGAATGCTGCTCTTTGTCTTGAACAAGGCTACGGGTGTACCACTGGGCAAGGTAATTCGCGGGGTTCTCCTCTATTACGTCCCGCTGATCATATGTTTGATCCTGATTACATATTTCCCCATATTCACTCTTTGGTTACCCAATCTTGTGTTTGGCGGATAA